Proteins encoded by one window of uncultured Cohaesibacter sp.:
- a CDS encoding D-glucuronyl C5-epimerase family protein: MNDVFSLQGAVTLTPVQPPQKLRAKIARCVKVGTKDVYSHGDIDRTMLVYHPKAAVIKDWLPYYEYYALKTKSKHVIHPMAMGRYLKENALAPVSGEIVEAVLSISRKLPNGGLAWYYPPHYNVSRMLGGKLKYSSISQGTIIAGLTEMAKQGVVDQSLPRRAFDALLWPFEKGGVNLANKAVLEMPSFAGPPEIILNGWIDAIIHINDYATWSNDDDAREFAKDNVLFLSQIIQNFDCGEMGISRYSDLCPYRTKIYLASPDDVPSLQILYRPKFDGLPTIKVIPQFTQDPDSFSAYDNQIFRQNGKIAHVWLSMSQLYETFVCSSSKQMRLTVSIGELNRTSTGPGLGGELKEYESTEFDGGRYVHLPHDDGFVCGYPTNFSKGGTHNYYHAYHVVGVLLLAFADLVGPEQKLKLIRWALKWRDDYDRIIREEELSFRPLQDMLSDINANKSSIEFPDYQNLELLARQSIAAASPA; encoded by the coding sequence ATGAATGACGTTTTTTCATTGCAGGGGGCTGTTACACTCACTCCGGTTCAACCTCCACAAAAGCTGAGAGCCAAAATTGCTCGATGCGTGAAAGTCGGCACAAAAGACGTCTATTCTCATGGCGACATTGACCGAACCATGCTCGTCTATCATCCCAAAGCTGCCGTGATAAAGGACTGGCTACCCTACTACGAGTACTATGCTTTGAAAACGAAATCGAAGCATGTCATCCACCCTATGGCAATGGGACGGTACCTCAAGGAAAATGCCCTTGCTCCGGTATCTGGCGAGATTGTTGAGGCTGTTTTGTCCATTTCGCGAAAATTGCCCAATGGAGGGTTGGCTTGGTACTACCCGCCTCACTACAATGTTTCCAGAATGCTTGGAGGGAAGCTGAAGTATAGCTCCATTTCTCAGGGAACCATCATTGCGGGCCTGACCGAGATGGCCAAACAGGGTGTTGTGGACCAGTCTCTACCGAGACGTGCCTTTGATGCCCTACTTTGGCCTTTTGAAAAAGGCGGCGTGAACCTTGCCAACAAGGCAGTTCTTGAAATGCCTTCTTTTGCTGGTCCTCCCGAGATCATTCTCAACGGTTGGATCGATGCCATTATACATATCAATGATTATGCTACTTGGTCGAACGATGATGATGCGCGAGAGTTTGCGAAGGACAATGTGCTTTTTCTGTCCCAGATCATTCAGAATTTTGATTGCGGTGAAATGGGCATTAGCCGCTATTCTGATCTTTGTCCCTATCGGACTAAGATATATCTGGCGTCACCTGATGATGTTCCTTCCTTGCAGATTCTCTATCGACCGAAATTTGATGGATTGCCAACGATAAAGGTCATTCCGCAATTCACTCAAGATCCTGACAGTTTTTCGGCTTATGACAATCAGATTTTTCGCCAAAATGGGAAGATCGCGCATGTCTGGCTTTCGATGTCGCAATTGTACGAGACGTTCGTTTGCAGTTCATCAAAACAAATGCGGCTTACGGTTTCGATCGGCGAGTTGAACAGAACATCGACGGGCCCTGGGCTTGGTGGTGAGCTGAAAGAGTATGAAAGCACCGAGTTTGATGGGGGGCGATATGTTCATCTTCCTCATGATGATGGATTTGTCTGCGGTTACCCGACAAATTTCTCCAAAGGAGGAACGCATAATTATTATCATGCGTATCATGTCGTGGGTGTGCTTTTGCTGGCCTTCGCGGACTTGGTTGGCCCCGAGCAAAAATTGAAATTGATCAGGTGGGCTTTAAAGTGGCGCGATGACTACGACCGGATCATTCGGGAAGAAGAGTTGAGTTTCAGGCCTCTGCAGGACATGTTGAGCGATATCAACGCCAACAAGTCTTCCATCGAGTTTCCTGACTATCAAAATCTGGAACTTCTTGCTCGCCAGTCGATAGCAGCTGCTTCTCCTGCTTAA
- the wecB gene encoding UDP-N-acetylglucosamine 2-epimerase (non-hydrolyzing), with amino-acid sequence MNSDKIITIVGARPQFIKVAPVSNQIRRTTGLREILVHTGQHYDSNMSAVFFEELGINKPDYNLGISGGSHGAMTGQMLENIEAVLLQEKPRMVLVYGDTNSTLAGALAASKLHIPIAHIESGLRSFNKRMPEEINRILTDHCSSLLFVPTNGARENLLREGIDEAKIVYSGDVMFDACLQFSKALKEHPDCIRRAGLEPGHYVLSTIHRQENTDQEPRLQAIFEGLAKLNKTIPVLLPLHPRTKSRLEAVGLMDLALQLNLVDPVGYLDMLAFEKHASAIVTDSGGVQKEAYFNKVPCVTLRDETEWVELIDTGWNRLVPPTEGNVICQEALAAMRSKGQDVTLYGGGKASQKVASVIDQFLT; translated from the coding sequence ATGAACAGCGACAAAATCATAACGATCGTAGGTGCACGCCCTCAATTCATCAAAGTCGCCCCCGTTTCAAACCAGATCAGGAGAACGACTGGCCTTCGAGAAATTCTTGTCCATACCGGGCAACACTATGACAGCAACATGTCTGCCGTTTTCTTTGAAGAACTCGGCATTAACAAACCTGATTACAATCTCGGCATATCCGGCGGATCACATGGAGCCATGACCGGCCAAATGCTGGAAAATATCGAAGCTGTCTTGTTGCAAGAAAAGCCACGCATGGTACTCGTATATGGAGACACAAATTCGACACTTGCCGGCGCTCTGGCAGCATCAAAATTGCACATCCCGATCGCTCACATTGAATCTGGCCTGAGATCCTTCAACAAAAGGATGCCCGAGGAAATCAATCGCATCCTGACGGATCATTGCTCAAGTCTCCTGTTCGTTCCGACCAATGGAGCCAGAGAAAATCTTTTGAGAGAAGGCATCGATGAAGCGAAAATCGTATATTCTGGCGATGTGATGTTTGATGCCTGTTTGCAGTTTAGCAAGGCATTGAAAGAACATCCGGATTGCATCAGAAGAGCCGGTCTTGAGCCGGGACACTACGTCTTGTCTACGATCCACCGACAAGAGAACACGGATCAAGAGCCAAGATTGCAGGCAATATTTGAAGGCTTGGCCAAGCTCAACAAAACCATTCCTGTTTTGCTACCATTACATCCGCGAACAAAAAGCAGACTGGAAGCCGTCGGGCTGATGGATTTGGCTTTGCAGCTCAATCTGGTAGATCCAGTTGGCTATCTCGATATGCTGGCTTTCGAGAAGCATGCATCAGCCATCGTCACGGATTCGGGTGGCGTACAGAAGGAAGCCTATTTCAACAAGGTACCCTGTGTAACTCTGAGAGATGAAACCGAATGGGTGGAACTGATCGACACTGGCTGGAATCGCCTTGTTCCACCGACAGAAGGCAACGTGATTTGCCAAGAAGCATTAGCGGCGATGCGCTCAAAGGGTCAGGACGTCACATTGTACGGTGGCGGAAAGGCCTCTCAGAAGGTGGCCAGCGTGATTGATCAATTCCTGACCTGA
- a CDS encoding glycosyltransferase, with product MKIVAAVPNSAVKDGRVIKQAKSLESRGHEVSVVGIQDADNPSYRSVVGQSILIFREDIKAKTTKWRQTIEFCVSAIAILAAIASILAGYRLLQDPSRTGQPAVPIDWSGTASHLASYWQEFVYIIAILVILALFRKPIEQTLRQLSSNIWSPFDQIQANFNMVLKVRAIRKTQAKRIIELKPDLIYCHEALSLPACADAKQALGVSLVYDAHEFYDDVTGANAELVCRFYKSIHRKLLDKVDFFVTVTPTIRDTYFEKYPDMTRASTVLWNSVPKPPVSEYDGRLHAKTNLPDDQKILLYQGGISLKRKVDQVVLAARNLPADWSVVLMGSGGQDLVTIKKIAKALNEEFEEPQILKQLSPDQLEDFKASIVRYLERNLGHENAAVEARDEREELQWQKETGSVETSPSNMYRNSAEQFDVALRKRTQKRNKFKSQGMQLKIAEEFSEAVDDIMHDADQIISFQAKIRIKDWKLAKKLALTELLQKNPEFFQIVPRVVFVPAVPQSELLDWTKGATVGVIPYPITSLNHWGCGPNKLWEYPAARVPILATPSVEIRKIIAEYGIGWTIEADPTYGNIATVISHLTDADIAQAKQSCTTFIEESNWDIHTQSWLDGIEGLGPK from the coding sequence ATGAAAATCGTTGCCGCTGTACCCAATTCTGCAGTCAAGGACGGACGTGTCATCAAGCAAGCCAAATCTCTTGAAAGCAGAGGTCATGAAGTCAGTGTCGTCGGCATTCAAGATGCCGACAATCCGAGTTACAGATCGGTCGTCGGTCAAAGCATTCTGATCTTTCGCGAAGACATCAAGGCCAAGACGACGAAGTGGCGGCAAACCATCGAGTTCTGCGTTTCTGCCATTGCCATACTGGCGGCCATTGCATCAATCCTAGCCGGATACCGTCTGCTGCAAGACCCGAGCCGAACCGGACAACCTGCCGTGCCTATTGACTGGAGCGGAACCGCTTCGCATTTGGCGAGCTATTGGCAGGAATTCGTCTATATCATTGCCATCCTTGTGATTTTGGCATTATTCCGCAAGCCGATCGAACAAACACTGAGACAGTTATCTTCAAACATTTGGTCGCCCTTCGACCAGATCCAGGCCAATTTCAATATGGTCCTGAAGGTACGGGCAATTCGCAAGACTCAGGCCAAACGCATCATCGAGCTCAAACCGGACCTGATCTACTGTCATGAAGCCCTGTCCTTGCCCGCCTGCGCAGATGCCAAGCAAGCACTCGGTGTCTCGCTCGTTTATGATGCACATGAATTCTATGACGACGTAACCGGTGCGAATGCTGAACTAGTCTGTCGTTTTTACAAAAGCATCCATCGGAAATTATTGGACAAGGTCGACTTCTTTGTCACGGTCACCCCCACAATCAGGGACACCTATTTCGAAAAGTATCCCGATATGACAAGAGCATCCACGGTCTTGTGGAATTCTGTACCCAAGCCACCAGTCAGCGAATACGATGGCCGACTGCATGCAAAAACCAATCTCCCCGATGATCAGAAGATCCTGCTCTATCAAGGCGGCATTTCCTTGAAGCGCAAAGTCGACCAGGTCGTGCTCGCCGCTAGAAATTTGCCTGCCGATTGGTCCGTTGTGTTGATGGGCAGCGGAGGTCAGGATCTGGTCACTATCAAGAAGATTGCAAAAGCGCTGAACGAGGAGTTCGAAGAGCCGCAGATTCTGAAGCAACTGTCACCAGATCAACTGGAGGACTTCAAGGCATCGATCGTCAGATATCTTGAGAGAAATTTGGGGCATGAAAATGCTGCAGTTGAAGCTCGGGATGAGCGGGAGGAACTGCAATGGCAGAAAGAGACAGGATCTGTCGAAACCAGCCCCTCGAACATGTACAGGAACTCTGCTGAGCAATTTGATGTTGCGTTGAGAAAACGAACACAAAAGCGCAACAAATTCAAATCCCAAGGAATGCAACTCAAGATCGCGGAAGAATTCTCGGAGGCGGTTGATGATATCATGCACGACGCAGACCAGATCATCAGCTTTCAAGCCAAGATCCGGATCAAGGATTGGAAGCTTGCTAAGAAGTTGGCCCTCACAGAACTTCTTCAAAAAAACCCCGAGTTTTTTCAGATCGTGCCAAGGGTGGTGTTCGTTCCGGCAGTGCCACAATCTGAACTTCTGGACTGGACAAAAGGGGCCACCGTTGGAGTGATCCCCTACCCGATCACGTCGCTCAACCACTGGGGCTGCGGCCCGAACAAGTTGTGGGAATATCCGGCTGCCAGAGTACCAATCCTCGCAACCCCATCCGTTGAAATCCGAAAAATTATTGCTGAATACGGCATCGGCTGGACCATTGAAGCAGATCCGACATACGGCAATATCGCAACGGTTATTTCCCATCTCACTGACGCCGATATCGCCCAAGCAAAACAAAGTTGCACCACCTTCATCGAAGAAAGCAACTGGGACATTCACACCCAAAGCTGGCTTGATGGCATCGAAGGGCTGGGTCCGAAATGA
- a CDS encoding DegT/DnrJ/EryC1/StrS family aminotransferase — protein sequence MQLIDLHAQQAHIKDRLDARIQTVLSHGQYIMGPEVKDLEEKLGQFCGARHAITCANGTDALQLALMAWNIGKGCAVFVPAFTFASSAEVVPQVGAVPFFVDIDPDTFILDVESLKRSIIHARELGLKPAAVMPVDLFGLPADYDAINPIARAEGMVVLGDSAQGFGGIDKDRMTGTLADITTTSFFPAKPLGCYGDGGALFTDKDEWAAMIDSYRIHGKGLEKYENVRIGINSRLDTLQAAILLEKLAIFEGEIEKRNQIAERYSRHLRDFIETPTVPEGRRSVWAQYCLKARNEPQRAALMESLKAEGIPTAIYYPKPLNQQPAYKHFPQDPDGCATSEDIARRIFALPMHPYLSLASQDLVIHALKRAVSAL from the coding sequence ATGCAGCTCATCGACCTTCACGCCCAGCAAGCCCACATCAAGGACAGGCTGGACGCGCGCATCCAGACAGTGTTGAGCCATGGCCAATACATCATGGGCCCGGAAGTGAAGGACCTCGAGGAAAAGCTTGGCCAGTTTTGCGGGGCCAGACATGCGATCACTTGCGCTAACGGCACCGACGCCCTGCAACTGGCACTGATGGCATGGAACATTGGGAAGGGATGCGCTGTCTTCGTCCCGGCCTTCACCTTCGCCTCGTCGGCGGAAGTGGTCCCTCAGGTCGGCGCTGTCCCTTTCTTTGTCGATATAGACCCCGACACCTTCATACTGGATGTCGAGAGCCTCAAACGCTCCATCATCCACGCGAGGGAGCTTGGCCTCAAACCGGCAGCCGTCATGCCGGTCGATCTGTTCGGCCTGCCTGCCGATTACGACGCCATCAACCCCATCGCACGAGCGGAGGGGATGGTCGTTCTTGGCGATTCAGCCCAAGGATTTGGCGGCATCGACAAGGACCGAATGACCGGCACCCTCGCCGATATCACCACGACCTCCTTCTTCCCCGCTAAGCCATTGGGGTGTTATGGCGATGGCGGAGCCCTGTTCACAGACAAGGACGAATGGGCCGCCATGATCGACAGCTATCGCATTCACGGCAAGGGGCTGGAAAAATACGAGAATGTCAGGATCGGCATCAACTCCCGCCTTGATACCCTGCAGGCAGCCATCCTGCTCGAAAAGCTCGCGATCTTTGAGGGCGAAATAGAAAAGCGCAATCAGATCGCGGAGCGCTATTCCCGGCATCTCAGAGACTTTATCGAGACACCGACCGTCCCGGAGGGACGCAGGAGCGTCTGGGCGCAATATTGTCTGAAGGCAAGGAACGAGCCGCAGCGGGCCGCCCTGATGGAGAGCCTGAAGGCGGAAGGCATACCGACGGCGATCTACTACCCGAAGCCACTCAATCAGCAGCCCGCCTACAAGCACTTTCCGCAAGACCCTGACGGCTGTGCCACATCAGAAGACATCGCCAGACGAATTTTCGCTCTGCCGATGCATCCCTATCTGTCTCTTGCCAGCCAAGACCTCGTTATCCATGCGCTGAAGCGCGCTGTCTCCGCCCTCTGA
- a CDS encoding acyltransferase, with translation MTSETIFIHESAWIDDNVQIGDGSRIWHFVHVQSNAKIGRNCVLGQNVMVGPDVSIGDGCKVQNNVALYKGVTLEEDVFCGPSCVFTNVLTPRAHVERKREFGLTLVRKGATIGANATIVCGNTLGAYCMIAAGAVVTHDVPDHALIAGVPGRQIGWVSRTGERLGEDLICPRTGEAYQEKDGRLLAL, from the coding sequence ATGACCAGCGAGACAATCTTCATTCATGAAAGTGCCTGGATCGACGACAATGTCCAGATTGGAGATGGCAGCCGCATCTGGCATTTCGTGCATGTTCAGTCGAATGCAAAGATCGGCAGGAATTGTGTGCTCGGCCAGAATGTCATGGTCGGCCCGGACGTCTCCATCGGAGATGGCTGCAAAGTCCAGAACAACGTTGCCCTCTATAAGGGCGTCACGCTGGAAGAGGATGTCTTCTGCGGTCCGTCCTGTGTCTTCACCAATGTCCTGACCCCGAGGGCGCATGTCGAACGCAAGAGAGAATTCGGCCTTACTCTTGTCCGAAAGGGCGCCACCATCGGCGCCAATGCGACCATCGTCTGCGGTAACACCCTCGGCGCCTACTGCATGATCGCGGCCGGTGCCGTCGTGACGCACGATGTCCCCGATCATGCCCTGATCGCAGGCGTTCCCGGTCGACAGATCGGTTGGGTCAGTCGGACGGGGGAACGTCTCGGAGAGGATCTGATCTGCCCGCGCACCGGCGAAGCCTATCAAGAGAAAGACGGTCGCCTCCTTGCGCTTTGA
- a CDS encoding Gfo/Idh/MocA family oxidoreductase — protein MSKHHALIGAAGYIAPRHLKAISETGGTLSAAFDINDSVGIMDSYFPDTRFFTEFELFESFVHAERSKGRAIDFASICTPNYLHKHHIGFSLRAGMQAICEKPLVLTPVELDDLESLQQETGGKVNSILQLRLHPAIEALRNRIAKGDPDKTYEVDLGYFTSRGSWYHASWKGREDKSGGIATNIGVHFYDMLGYVFGAPKENIVHHRAQDAAAGYLEFDKARVRWVLSINRNHLPAHTPDGQSTHRSITVEGEEIEFSGGFTDLHTKSYQSILQGNGYDLEAVRPSIELVDHIRTAPIEPHRGEQHPDFVKVLAS, from the coding sequence ATGTCGAAACATCACGCACTCATCGGCGCCGCTGGCTACATTGCCCCCCGCCACCTCAAGGCCATCTCGGAGACAGGCGGTACCCTGAGCGCTGCGTTTGATATCAACGACAGCGTCGGCATCATGGACAGCTACTTCCCGGACACGCGGTTTTTCACCGAATTCGAACTGTTCGAAAGCTTCGTGCATGCGGAGCGAAGCAAAGGCCGCGCAATTGATTTCGCCTCGATCTGCACTCCCAATTACCTGCACAAGCACCACATCGGCTTTTCTCTGAGGGCCGGAATGCAAGCGATCTGCGAGAAACCTCTCGTCCTGACACCGGTTGAACTTGATGATCTCGAGAGCTTGCAGCAAGAGACCGGCGGCAAGGTCAATTCCATTCTGCAGCTGCGCCTGCACCCGGCAATCGAAGCCCTGCGCAACAGGATCGCCAAGGGTGATCCCGACAAAACTTACGAAGTGGACCTTGGCTATTTCACCTCGCGGGGCTCATGGTACCATGCATCATGGAAGGGCCGAGAGGACAAGTCCGGCGGCATCGCAACCAACATCGGGGTCCATTTCTACGACATGCTCGGCTATGTCTTTGGTGCCCCGAAAGAGAATATCGTGCACCATCGGGCTCAGGATGCCGCCGCCGGCTATCTCGAATTCGACAAGGCCCGTGTGCGCTGGGTCCTGTCGATCAACCGAAACCACCTCCCGGCCCATACACCGGACGGCCAGTCCACCCATCGCTCGATCACCGTTGAAGGAGAGGAGATCGAATTTTCCGGCGGCTTCACGGACCTTCACACCAAAAGCTATCAGTCGATCCTTCAAGGCAATGGCTATGACCTAGAGGCTGTCCGCCCATCGATTGAACTGGTCGATCACATTCGCACAGCCCCGATTGAGCCGCACCGGGGAGAGCAACATCCGGACTTCGTCAAGGTTCTTGCCTCATGA